In Brassica napus cultivar Da-Ae chromosome C2, Da-Ae, whole genome shotgun sequence, the sequence ttagttatgacaaatataagggaTAAATATAaggataatattataaaatacaaatagttttgaagttgagtttgaagttttgtttttggagaAGAACGCTTTTagacttcaaatatagagttttggaaactttaaatatagagttttggaaacttcaaaatagagtttatTTTTGGAGATGGTTTGAGTGATCGGTGAAGCTAATATGTATGTATACAGTATATTAACAAATACCATTGAGGTAAAAATCGGTTGTAAGCAAAATGATCGGTCTAGACGGTGTTGAAGTATCTGCATAGTCATTAATCCTCTACGAACCGTCAAATTACCGTCTACCAAAACACTtgacttttattaaaaaattaataggcTGTTGATTGGGCTAAGAATCTTTTTCAAGACCTTAAGGCTTCTGAACACAACAAGCCCATATAATACCAATCAATAATTTGGAAGCCCGTATAAGCcgaaaaaaacaaatctcactCGTCAATTTTAGCGCGTTGCGAAAATCCCCTGGAAGTCTGAAACAGAAAGATAAGTGTCCACGTGGAAGTTGCGTGCTAGTATATCGCAAACACAAGGTTCGGCCACGAAAGGTAGCGCGTGGGGGAAAGATCTCAAGAGTTATTGGAGTTCGAGGCAAAGAAAACTTTGTTCTGTTCTGTGTTTGGGTAATTAAAGTCGTCAAAAGAGGAAGAGGATCTGCTTTtagtattttgatttattagaagaaaagaaaataatagttcTCATACAAAATCCCCGGAGAAATCTTTACTGGCAACCACCATATCATGGGAATCGCAGGAAGTCTAACACCAGATCAGCTGGCGTTTTTCAACTCTCAAGGTTTGTCTTTTTGAGATATTTGCTCTTAACTCTATCTTCcttctttttgtttggttttgatgATGAGCTAAGAAGAAGTGAATTGATTTTGTAATAAAGGGTATCTGGTAATCGAATCATTCGCAAGTGAGGATGAGATTGGAGCCTTGAGGAAGAGGATGAATGAGTTGCTGACTCAATCTGATTGCTCCGTCTCTTCTATTTTCTCCACTAAAAACCAggttctctctctttctttcttttcctctaGTATCCAAATTCACCATATGTTTTTTGTATGATTAATTTTCTGAAACCCTTTTACTTAAATCTgatattattatgtttattcTGCAGAAGAAGACTACCGATAATTACTTCTTTGAGAGCGCTGAAaaaatctccttcttctttgaagGTTTGTTTCCTCTCTACTCTTTCAAGCTTTCCTTTCATTTACTTTGTTTCATATAATCAGAACCATCCCTTGGGTTTTTCCTTTGTTATGGTGTTCTTGggaattttatgttttctatatgTGTGAAGAAATATATGTTGTACGAATTTGAGATATATAAGTTTACAGAATCTGAAAAACACCATTCTCTTGTTCAAAACACTTGAATGAATGAATGTGAATATTAAACTTTCATGAAAGGATAGGCACTTCTTTTCTTTTGACACTGTTTGAATGCAGTTTTTTAGTTTGTAAATgttatactgtatattttttttaccatttagtTGATGTTGTCTACTGCTTTTGTTATAATATCGCTCTTAGCAGCTTTCCTACTCTGAAGAGTTCCTTGTGTATTGATTCTCAGAAAAAGCTTTTGGTGATGATGGGAAACTGAAGCAACCGAAAGAGCTTTCTATAAACAAAGTTGGCCATGGTATCTTTTTCCAACATGTTTCACTacaaaatcttaatttttagtgGAGAGATAAACACATCATAAGGGATAACTAATGCTGCTATGGTGCAGCACTGCACGAGCTTGACCCATTGTACAAGGAGTTCACATACTCGTCCAAGGTTTCAAGTTTGGTATCATCCTTAGGTTACAGAAGACCAGTCGTCATGCAGGCTATGTACATTTTCAAGGTAACACTCTTCTtattcacttcttgtgtagctgCAAACTTCAACGCTAGGAACTGCGATCCTCGTAATAATATGCAAATGTTTCAACATTTGACAAGGCAGATCATAACTTTATATGAATAACTTTGGAGTTATTCTCTTGTAGTTACGTTTAAACTATCCAAACCTGTAACATTATGGCAATGATTTTACTAGCAACCTGGAATTGGAGGAGAAGTTGTTCCGCACCAAGATAACTCCTTTGTCTACACGGATCCACCGAGCTGTACTGGTCTCTGGATGGCTTTAGAAGATTCCACAACTGTTAACGGTTGTCTTTGGGCCATACCTGGATCTCACAAGAGTATGTTTTCAACCTCTACTCTTCTTTGTGATCTCCTTAGCTAAACAGTCTTGTTTTCTTCCTCTGCTTTGTTCCAGATGGTTTGGTTAGAAGGTTTATCCGGGGTGAAAACGGTGTAACATTTGATAGGCCATCGCCTTGTTACGACCAGAAAGATTTTGTGCCTATTGAGATGAAAGCAGGCTCATTGATCGCCATTCATGGTGATCTAATCCATCAAAGGTAAACTTTTCATCTTCCAATATGAAGTAACTTGCCCTTTTTGCTTAGACTTGGCTGAGCTCTGAGGAAAAGTTCATGTTCTCTATGGGATGCAGTTTCGAGAATCTATCAGCCAAGTCAAGACATGCCTATAGCTTACATGTAGTTGAATCTGATGGATGCAAATGGGCACCAGACAACTGGTAAgcttttgttttaacttttggtcttttacaattatattcaattgagtCTATCTTACAGTTCCTTTATATGCTTTgctaggattcaaagagagagcATGCCTGAGCCTCTCTATGCCCCTTAGATACAAAGCCAGTCTGCGTTTATCAAATTTCTTCTACACACGACCATTTGTTGTTAGTTACTCTGAACAGTAATAAGAACGTGGCTAAAAAGGCCCTTCTTTTGTCATTTGCTTTGTCGAAATACAATTTGTTTCTGCTTGGTCTCTGTAGTTCTGACAGTGGTTACTTGATGTTTATGGGATTATAGGTTTGATTGAATTCACAGTAGTTAGACATCGAAGAGAAAGCTTGAGAAATAGGTTACCATTGGAATACAGTTGTTTATTTAATGGCATGTTAATGTGATTTGAGGAATAGGAAAAAACtgtaccatgaaaaataaaacatgggACTGATCTTTTAGTTCATTCATGTCACTAAAAGGACACGAGATGGGTCAATGTTCTGTTTCTGGTAGGTTATTATTATCTCATGATTTTACTTAGAATGGAGAACTAAGTTCATGATTCAAAACCTTATGTTTCATGTAATTAAGACCCTTTTGAACATCTCTTGGTTGATTTTAAAACACATGTATCTTGATTGAATAAATTGGCAATCCTGTGTCAGAAAACAATTGAGAATTGGGCTTCGtcgaagatttttttttcttgactaCAAAATGTCCAGCTCTACCCTTCTCACCTTGAATAGCCTTCGAAAATGAAAAATAGCTACCAATAGCCCAGTGACATATTTTGTTGTGGGCCAAAGATAAATTATGGACCATTTTACCTTTAATGAAAATTACAATTGTGGATACTCAAATGTGGACAGACAAATGATGTATGGACGTTTGTTGTGTGGATCggaaattttctttgtggataAAAACTACACGTTTGGTAAAAATTATCGTTTGAATGGAACTTGTGGATGACATGAAAAATGTGGACATAGTCATCAGTATGTTCATTTTTGGATGGCTCAGCTGCAGCTACTTCACCAAACAAGATATCACTAGAAGTCACCTCACTAATTCTCGAAGATCCTGTCTACACGGAGCAATACCACGACGCCCCATCCACATATCATTCAACCCCACATCAACCGTCCACACACAACCCATCCACGCGCCAACTAACCACACACCACCCATCCACACAAACCCCATCCACACACCACCCGTGTACTCTTCCCGAGTCTCCACACTCCAtccatcaaaattaaaattgaaattttactGATCTGAGTTTTGAAATCCACAACGACattaaaaatcaacaaaacaaaaaataatcttatGAAATCTAAACTTGGATAAACAAGTTAAACATTCATAATCGAGACAAATATGGTATGAATTGTGAAGAAATTAATGTTACTTGTCTTGAAATCGAAGCAAACCAGAACagagttaaaatattttttcaatggattgatggaagaagaagaagaagaaaaagataacTTTCCAGTTGATTCTTAAAGTTTCTCACTGGAttatttgaagaagaagaaaaatcacAGCTTTAAGTAGTGAAAGAATAAAGTGTGATTGATGAAATCAGAAAAATTAAAGTTTATGTATTTGGAAAAGTTGTTTAGATCTAGATATGAGAGAGAAAGATGAATCtcgaaaaaaaagataaataatttacttattttcttttagtttaaaataagaaaatgtatagttaagTTAGTGGTATAAGAGACAAACCACATGTTATATGTGTGTCACATGTGAAAAATGTCTTTGgatgtaaataaaaattcaaaatgtgTCTGTAGatgtaaaaaaatctaaaaagaaTCTGGGTTTCTAGAAAATTcaataatcaaattaaacttgtactagctatttaaaaaatatatataggaaTGTTATATGGAGAGGGAATGGGGTAGTTGAATAATCACTATAGCTCCTTAAATCTCACCATTTATGGCTTCCACTGTGCAAAACATTCATTGCAATTGCAACAACTTCTTTATGAGGATATTCCTCTTTTAACCAAATGGACTTAACAATATAAAGTaactttatttgtttaaaaagtcACAAAAGCAAATAATGTACATTTTGCTTATATTTCTTTTAAGATGGGCAATTTGATGTTATTTcaaataaaagttttatttattctcaagaaaagaaaagatgaagaTCAAACTTCTTAGTTATTTGGTCTACAATTCATTCTTTTTGCGTCAACCATTCGTGTGATTTTAACTTGGTTCTATTTAAATCTACCTTTAACAAAACAGAATCATTAGTCCATGAGTGAACTAGTAAAGATAGTATTCATATTagcattaaatatttttctgcgggtatattattaataattgtCTCAAACTCTGTGTAGATATAAGAGAGGTCAATGGGGACAAGCATCCCCATCGAGAGAACCGTATTCATTTAATCACAAACGAACACATTATACAAAACTACAAACCAAATGAAAATTATTAAAGCGAACCAGTCTACAGTTATAtactactaatatttttatgaaatgtttaCTTGCGGATAATTTCAATATTTGTGGAGTAAACtaacttattttaaaaaaaagtataataagTTAAGagataaatacaaatatgaaaatttaaataagaattaaaaacaGGAAAATATGAGAAACACTGAGAgatttcgttttatttttttttaaataaaaaaaattgtttttataatatttgtgtttttgAGATTTTCATTGGTATTAGAGCcatatgttgatgaaaaatCTGCAAAAATTCAAAATGCCCTTCAAAATAAGAATTAGAAGTTCATGGCAAAGATCACTCAGAAGATCTTGGAAGTGTAACTGTGGAAAAAAGCATGCACAAAGCACCTCAAATTAATCTTGCGATTAAGGATGTCAGATGCCGAACAAGTAACAGGACAAGGTGCCAAGAAGATTCGCTGAAGGAAAGGACACAAGGTGAATGTGATATTTGGTTTGAGAAGAGAATGAAAGATGTCAATTCAAGTCTTGCAttggaaaatttttaaaaaataatatctatTCCATCCGTtccgaaaataagattttttagattttttttgttctacaaATATAGATTTTCTTTATTGTTAAgatacttttttatacttttgaggaacattaattgagaatatttgaattgattaaatttcattagtGAAAAGTTATtagaaaatgtataataaagtaaaaaataaattaaattataaacatttattaaattcttaataagcgtgtATACTCTAAAAATCTTACTTTCAAAAACAGATGGAGTACTATATATAGAGATGTTCAATTTTAATTAGTACGATACTTTTTATGAAAAACCCAAAAGTAAATTTATGTGGCCTTATCTTTTATGCTCAAAATGAATAATATCAAAATAACCGAAAATAAAGTGTTGGACATGGCTCAATAAATCCAACATATACGTAGTAAATCCTAAATGTTTATAACTATTCATTAAAAGGTACAAAGTgagtaaagaaaagaaaatgaatcaaaatgGTGAATCTGTCGCGACgtgaatatataataatacttTTTCTTGAACATATGATAATACCCAATGAGAAAGATGTTTTCATTTGTATTAAATGCTCCTTTCATTTTGCAAAGAGTAtcactttgatttttttttttacataaaaatattaagaaaatgattgaAAAGCATTCTTATTAATTACATATATTCAGtcaataatatttgagataaaaataatttataaaatcaatagatttgtaattaatattaagGTGAAAATTgcattagaattttaaaatgacatttttgtgcaaataagagaaaaaattaaaaataatattttttcagaaACAAAGGAAATATGTGTTATGAATGAGTTCACcaaatttcaagtattttggtttTCCCTTTTTCAGTAGTTAAGTAGTAGCAGTCGACAGCTTCCATGTTCATATTAGACATTTAACAAtacactaggataagacctgcgccttgcgcagggtgagtttatttgtatatattatcgatagtttcttttatatatttgatcatttatttatatatatataatattttttgttgttattatataatttctttccgatggatcagatcaatttttattaaaaataataaaacaaaactataattaatacatcatgggttgattggattggacattaaacaaattatgacataaaaaccttatttttttcatcgaacacattcttgaaaaaagtgaacaatattgttttcacaattgaattattttgacttttagattccatatggttttgaaagctttcaaatcaaccatcgaattgatacaagtcattttaatgtttttagtcatatacataaggaaaacttacatttttgtaatttaaagtcgttttaaaaaattcaaaatataacatataagaaaaaatctaacatataagaaaaatataacatataaggtgtcctcatttttgtattttaaagtcatttaaaaaatatatataacatataaggtttcctcatttttgtaatttaaagtcattttaaaaaattcaaaatataacatataagaaaaaatctattttttattatatggttaatgtgattgtttattttttaatactataaaattaaacaaaatgaagaaggatgcaaaaattgttatcaaatctttattattcataatcattaattgccttatatatgtaaatcatattatgtaattttgtagcttttatttatggaaaaaatacacacttcttatattttaggttaatataatgttctctattggacattaaacaaattatgacataaaaaccttattttttccctcgaacacattcttgaaaaagtgaatagtattgttttctcagttgaattattttgacttttatcttacgtatggttttgaaagctttcaaatcaaccatcgaactgatacatgtcattttaatgtttttagtcgtatacttaaggaaaacttacatttttgtaatttaaagtcgttttaaaaaattcaaaatataacatataagaaaaaatctaacatataagaaaaatataacatataaggtgtcctcatttttgtattttaaagtcgttttaaaaaaaaaataacatataaggtttcctcatttttgtaatttaaagtcattttaaaaaattcaaaatataatatataagaaaaaatctattttttttattatatggttgatgtgattgtttacttttttaataatataaatttaaacaaaaatgaagaaggatgcaaaaattgttatcaaatctttattattcataatcattaattgtcatatatatgtaaatcatattaggtaattctgtagcttttatttaaggaaagaatacacacttcttatatttttggttaatataatgttctctagtggacattaaacaaattacgataaaaaaccttattttttccatcgaacatattcttgaaaaaagtgaacagtattgtttccacagttaaattattttgacttttatcttccatatggttttgaaagatttcaaatcaaccatcgaattgatgcatgtcattttaatgtttttagtcgtatacttaaggaaaacttacatttttgtaatttaaagtcgttttaaaaaaatatataacatataaggtttcctcatttttgtaatttaaagtcattttaaaaaattaaaaatataacataaaagaaaaaatctaattttttttattatatggctaatgtgattgtttaattttttttaataatataaatttaaagaaaaatgaagaagggtgcaaaaattgttatcaaatctttattattcataatcattaattgtcatatatatgtaaatcatattaggtaattccgtggcttttatttaaggaaagaatacacacttcctatattttaggttaatataatgttttctagtgttatataattatggaataatgtgacaccattagattaaactatattttatattagatactctagaattctttgaaatagaatttagaaggcatttagagtgccacctaggatttgaggtttttttttaattaatacaaaattaaggttttaattttttaaatgattttcaattaatatataggggatattacATCAATTCTGTTAGAGTAATATTTTGTTTACAGGTTTGGAATCTTTGGACCCATTCAACGTACATATAGCATTAATTAGTCACAAAATGACAAAACATGATATTTGAAGAAATCCATGCATTCGAATTTTCAAAACACTGTTTATTTCTTAGAATATGGAACTTCTAAATCCTTACTgatttaactaaataaatacaaaattattttcattaattcttgGATTTCGAAGGGTCGATGATCACCATTGAAGCAAAAGAGTTACAATAAAGAGAAACAAGATCATTAACTCTTAGCCTACCTGAGAAGAAGGCTAACAATAATGATCTAATATCTCTTAGttacaaaaactaaaagaaCATCTAAATACAATAATACTAAAAGAAGGTTACAACCTGAAGACAATTTCTTAAAAGATCAAAGAGAAACCATACACATGTTACCGATTATTAGCCTTTTCAGTTGTGGAGAGGATTGGGACCTGTGTGAACTAATCTCTTGTCGTCTTTATAAACATCATCTCTGTTTTCTTCTTCACGATGTGGACCTGTGAACGACAATGAGGTGCTGGGGGATTGAGTCGACGACGTTTCATGGAAAGGACCAGCCTTTCTCGATGAAGGATAGGATTGGTGATGATACTGATGTGGAGAAAGAGCTGAGGATGAAGACAAACCAAACTGACCAAAGATCAAGATTCCCCACAATAACATGGTGGAGGGTGCTGCTCGTttccttcgtcttcttcttgtgtCATGCTCATTTCCTACAGAGTTTCCCATGGCGGTTTGATGTAAGTGAAAAAGAGAAggtttttatgagttttttcaGAAGCCCATGAGGGAGTGAAAACAGAGTACAATATTTGAGTATCTCTCTAtctctgttttcttttgaaataaaaaactttctGTTGGTGTTTGGTAGTGAATAGCAGGTTTGGATTCAAGAAACAGATGAGCAAAATGGGTTTTGAACTTTTGACTAGCTATAATAATATTGTTtggaaaaaatagtaataatattGTTTGGGAAGAAAAGTTATAACTTTGTGTAGTAGTAGATGATAAACCCAAAAAGACAAAACTCTTTTCTTTGTTTCAGTGAAGTCTTAAGTAACAAAAAAGTTTGTCTTTGCTTCTTTGGATAATGAGATTGAGAATGaagagaagtagaagaagaagaaaaattatattatggaattaacttttgttttatCTTATGGGTCTTATCAAACGATCTGGACCCCTGATTTCATGAGGGAGAACCTTCTCACATATGTACTACTCAGATCTTTTAAGCTCtgaaacttattttcttttctttttatatttcaggTCCAATGCTTTTATTTCTCTCtgcttatatattaattttaattttaatttctgcCATTTTAATTGGAGATGGGTGCAGTGGACAGTTCAGTATTAATAACCGTTGTCCCCGggagaaaaaaacaatatcGAATTTATGTTTTGAGAGGGGAAAGAGAAGGATACTGTGTGTATTGATGTTAATGTACAAAGTGTATTTACTAATTAAAGTAAGTAACTTTTAATGGAGGATTTACCTTAGCTTTGCTAAactgaaaaaaaagaattcgTTGTTGCAGAGATTTTTATGCTTCACACATGTCTAGCCGACGAGTAATAACCTCTGTTCTCTGTTTTGTCTCCATCTATCTCTGTTTTATTCATGTCTTCTTGTTCAGTCTTTCACAAgagctttttcttttctttttttgcttcttCCATGTCTCTGCTTTCCAACTCTCAGAGAAACCCATGAACAGAGGCAAACTCAGTTTTTGATCACTGTCAATAGCATCTAATGACTGACATATAAAACGCAGAATTTGAATTTTACCCTTGTTCAACTTCTGTAAAGTTATGAAAGTAATTCAATTTTAGCAATTTTTACTTTACCAGAGATACATACTACAAGATCTATAAAATTTAATGACAATTCTTAGGCCTAACATTTCTACTGAAAGATGCAAAACCCATTAATTGGCAAAAACGTGACGTTCTACATAACTAATGACCAATTTAAGATTAAATAACCAATAATGAGTATGATGTACAAATTGACGTGGCTTGTGAGTTGTGACGACTACTAAAAGCTTCACGATATGTTAGCTATATGCAAGTTTTGTGGATTAAGAACTTTGTTTTGCATCAACTGGTCTTTTGTTATCAACTCAAAGCCTCAGACGTATGTGGATGCATTTCTCATCATCAGATCCCTCTTGATGAATCAGAACATCAATTAGGGAAGTCACCAGAACTCTCTGCAAGAGCAAACACTATTTCTGAAGTGGTGAAACACGTTCTTGTCGCTCATGATGATGTCTCTTGATGTAAGCCTGGTAACAAACTTGGAGAACACGTGAAAATCATCACAGGGCTCAAGGTCTTCATAACCCTTACACAGTTACACGATCTCCCGCTCTCCCAATAATTAGTCAAAACGAGAAACGTCACATAGTTTGGTCTTAGCCTGACGTTCTGAATCATAGTGAACAATGCAAAGGCTTCATTGCTATATCCATTCATTGCCTATCCTATAATCATCGTGCTCCAAGAAACTGTTGGGAATAATACCCAATATTGATGAGATGAAAATGAGATTTAGACAACTAAGAGatttaagaagaagactcttAATATTTAGGAAAAGGTTTActacaaagattttgtttttggaaactctctcttacaaatattttctctctttttggaTGATACAAAATGAAGGGGGGAAGTGGAGATATTTATATCCTCCATGATACAAAAtatctcaaatattttaatcataattctAGATAATTCTTTTATGATATCTAGattattttattctaattatctagatttttctataaaaaatatctagatttttttatcttaagGAGGTGGAGGATATTCTAGAATTTGGGTTAAGATTTGAGCTAAATatgattagtaaaatattagcCCAAACATATGACCCAAATCAAATTTACTTCTCAACACCCCttcttatttcttcttcttgggctaATGAGGGAAATC encodes:
- the LOC106427988 gene encoding phytanoyl-CoA dioxygenase, whose amino-acid sequence is MGIAGSLTPDQLAFFNSQGYLVIESFASEDEIGALRKRMNELLTQSDCSVSSIFSTKNQKKTTDNYFFESAEKISFFFEEKAFGDDGKLKQPKELSINKVGHALHELDPLYKEFTYSSKVSSLVSSLGYRRPVVMQAMYIFKQPGIGGEVVPHQDNSFVYTDPPSCTGLWMALEDSTTVNGCLWAIPGSHKNGLVRRFIRGENGVTFDRPSPCYDQKDFVPIEMKAGSLIAIHGDLIHQSFENLSAKSRHAYSLHVVESDGCKWAPDNWIQRESMPEPLYAP